Proteins encoded by one window of Ulvibacter sp. MAR_2010_11:
- the rplT gene encoding 50S ribosomal protein L20 has translation MPRSVNSVASRARRKKVMKQAKGYFGRRKNVWTVAKNAVEKAMSYAYRDRRAKKRNFRSLWITRINAGARQHGMSYSQFMGKLKANDIELNRKVLADLAMNHPEAFEAIVKKVK, from the coding sequence ATGCCAAGATCAGTAAATTCAGTTGCTTCAAGAGCCAGAAGAAAAAAGGTGATGAAGCAAGCCAAAGGTTACTTTGGAAGACGTAAAAATGTATGGACTGTTGCTAAGAATGCTGTTGAAAAAGCAATGTCGTATGCATACAGAGACCGTCGCGCTAAAAAGAGAAACTTTAGATCCTTATGGATCACCCGTATTAATGCGGGTGCACGCCAGCATGGAATGTCTTATTCTCAGTTTATGGGGAAATTGAAAGCTAATGATATCGAATTGAACCGAAAAGTTCTTGCCGATTTAGCAATGAATCACCCGGAAGCTTTTGAAGCTATCGTAAAGAAAGTTAAATAA
- the infC gene encoding translation initiation factor IF-3, giving the protein MIKEDQHNINRRIRAEEVRLVGENVEIGVYPIKRALEIADEQELDLVEISPNASPPVCKVMDYKKFVYEQKKREKAMKSKATKVIIKEIRFGPNTDDHDYEFKKKHAEKFLKDGAKLKAYVFFKGRSIIYKDQGEILLLKLAQELEDYGKVEQMPKLEGKRMIMFIAPKKK; this is encoded by the coding sequence GTGATTAAAGAAGATCAGCACAATATCAATAGAAGGATACGTGCCGAAGAAGTCCGTCTGGTTGGTGAAAACGTTGAAATTGGCGTTTATCCTATCAAAAGAGCATTAGAAATTGCCGACGAGCAGGAATTAGATCTTGTTGAAATCTCTCCTAATGCAAGTCCACCGGTTTGCAAGGTTATGGATTATAAAAAATTCGTCTACGAGCAAAAGAAGCGTGAGAAGGCGATGAAGTCTAAGGCAACCAAGGTAATCATTAAAGAGATTCGCTTTGGACCTAATACAGACGACCATGATTACGAATTTAAAAAGAAGCACGCCGAGAAGTTTTTAAAGGACGGTGCCAAATTAAAAGCGTATGTCTTTTTTAAAGGACGTTCGATAATCTATAAAGATCAGGGTGAAATTTTATTATTAAAATTAGCTCAGGAATTAGAAGATTACGGAAAGGTAGAGCAAATGCCAAAATTGGAAGGAAAGCGAATGATAATGTTCATTGCACCTAAGAAAAAATAG
- the thrS gene encoding threonine--tRNA ligase has protein sequence MIAITLPDGSVKQFEAGATPLDVAKNISEGFARNVISASFNNETVETATPLTTDGSLVLYTWNNDEGKKAFWHSSAHILAQALEELYPGIKLTIGPAIDNGFYYDVDFGDANISEKDLETIEKKMLEIARGKHEFSIREATKAEALDYYKKQGNEYKVELIENLEDGTITFCDHDTFTDLCRGGHLPNTGLVKAVKLMSIAGAYWRGDEKNKQLTRIYGISFPKQKDLTEYLELLEEAKKRDHRKLGKELELFTFSPKVGQGLPLWLPKGAALRERLENFLKKAQKKAGYEMVVTPHIGSKELYVTSGHFAKYGEDSFQVIKTPNEGEEFMLKPMNCPHHCEIYNSKPWSYKDLPKRFAEFGTVYRYEQSGELHGLTRVRGFTQDDAHIFCTPDQLDEEFKKVIDLVLYVFGSLGFDNFTTQVSLRDPNKPEKYIGSLDVWEKAEAAILSAVKDKGLTYVVEEGEAAFYGPKLDFMVKDALGRSWQLGTIQVDYTLPERFELEYKGSDNDMHRPVMIHRAPFGSMERFIAILLEHTGGNFPLWLMPEQVGILSLSEKYEKYAQKVLDLLENDEIRALVDNRNETIGKKIREAEMNKLPYMLIVGEQEEKDGTVSVRRHSEGDLGTMSVAAFSKMIQEEIKKNSIEFNV, from the coding sequence ATGATAGCGATTACCTTACCGGATGGAAGTGTAAAGCAGTTTGAGGCCGGAGCCACTCCTTTGGACGTTGCCAAAAACATTAGTGAAGGGTTTGCCAGAAATGTGATTTCGGCCTCTTTTAATAATGAAACGGTTGAGACTGCTACTCCTTTGACAACAGACGGAAGTTTGGTGTTGTATACATGGAATAACGATGAGGGAAAGAAAGCCTTCTGGCATTCTTCCGCTCATATCCTGGCACAGGCACTGGAGGAACTGTACCCCGGTATAAAATTAACCATTGGCCCGGCCATAGATAACGGCTTTTATTACGACGTAGATTTTGGAGATGCCAACATTTCGGAAAAAGATCTGGAAACCATCGAAAAGAAGATGTTGGAAATAGCACGAGGAAAGCACGAGTTTTCCATACGAGAAGCCACCAAAGCTGAAGCGCTTGATTACTATAAAAAGCAAGGGAACGAATACAAGGTGGAACTTATTGAAAATCTGGAAGACGGAACCATCACTTTTTGTGATCACGATACTTTTACCGATTTGTGTCGTGGCGGACATTTGCCGAACACAGGTTTGGTAAAGGCTGTTAAGTTAATGAGCATAGCCGGTGCCTACTGGCGTGGTGATGAAAAGAACAAACAGCTTACAAGAATTTACGGCATTAGTTTTCCGAAGCAGAAGGATCTTACCGAATATCTGGAATTACTCGAAGAGGCCAAAAAACGAGACCATAGAAAGTTAGGTAAGGAATTGGAGCTATTTACTTTTTCGCCTAAAGTTGGACAAGGACTTCCCCTATGGCTTCCCAAGGGTGCAGCGCTACGCGAGCGATTGGAAAATTTTCTAAAAAAAGCTCAGAAAAAGGCAGGCTATGAAATGGTGGTGACTCCTCATATTGGGTCGAAGGAATTATACGTAACCTCAGGTCACTTTGCCAAATACGGCGAGGATAGTTTTCAGGTAATAAAAACTCCCAATGAAGGGGAAGAGTTTATGCTGAAACCCATGAACTGCCCGCATCACTGTGAGATATACAACAGTAAACCCTGGTCCTATAAAGATTTACCGAAGCGTTTTGCCGAATTTGGAACCGTATATCGTTATGAGCAAAGTGGCGAATTACACGGTTTAACAAGAGTTCGCGGTTTTACGCAGGATGATGCGCATATTTTCTGTACTCCGGACCAATTGGATGAAGAGTTCAAAAAAGTAATCGATTTGGTTTTGTATGTTTTCGGATCGTTAGGATTTGACAATTTCACAACTCAAGTTTCATTGAGAGACCCCAATAAACCGGAAAAATATATAGGTAGCCTAGATGTATGGGAAAAAGCTGAAGCGGCAATTCTAAGTGCTGTAAAAGATAAAGGTCTTACTTATGTGGTGGAAGAAGGTGAGGCTGCATTTTATGGACCCAAACTGGATTTTATGGTAAAAGATGCCTTAGGAAGAAGTTGGCAATTAGGTACCATACAAGTGGACTACACTCTACCTGAGCGGTTTGAACTGGAATATAAAGGAAGTGATAATGATATGCATCGTCCGGTAATGATTCATCGTGCACCTTTTGGCAGTATGGAGCGATTTATTGCTATCTTGCTGGAGCATACAGGTGGTAATTTTCCACTTTGGTTGATGCCGGAACAAGTAGGCATCTTGTCATTGAGCGAAAAATATGAAAAATACGCTCAAAAAGTTTTAGATTTGCTTGAAAATGACGAAATTCGCGCCCTTGTAGACAATAGGAACGAGACTATTGGAAAGAAAATACGGGAGGCAGAAATGAACAAACTACCGTATATGCTGATAGTTGGAGAGCAGGAAGAAAAAGATGGTACGGTTTCTGTACGGAGACATAGTGAAGGCGATTTAGGCACAATGAGTGTTGCAGCTTTCTCAAAAATGATACAAGAAGAAATTAAAAAGAACTCAATAGAGTTTAATGTTTAA
- a CDS encoding OmpA family protein has protein sequence MKLNAVFIVCLLIFFGGFLYAQKGVGKLYRIDRYESVYLPLGKISFADSVVSFRLGDPGPLQKYTDETQALHEPNYTRYSEPNFVSLGCNGCLTVAFTDNGFMNLPGKDLYIFEVGPSREAAKVEISEDGVTWLYAGKIAGGKSSIELSDQNISTEIVFNYLRITDLKEVCKSKSAGADIDAIGAINSVIKLTINADVLFDVAEFTLIESAHKTLDSLTKTIQQVDKATILVEGHTDSDGADDYNMKLSENRCYSVVDRIRGLLGYEALYDYEIKALGETKPRVENDTPENKQINRRVEITVLPPKEYYKILQKKN, from the coding sequence GTGAAACTCAATGCCGTTTTCATAGTATGTCTTTTAATTTTCTTTGGTGGTTTTTTATATGCCCAGAAAGGAGTTGGGAAGTTATATCGAATTGACCGATACGAATCTGTATATCTCCCTTTGGGAAAAATTTCATTTGCCGACAGTGTGGTTTCTTTTAGATTGGGTGATCCCGGACCGCTTCAGAAATATACCGATGAGACGCAAGCTTTGCACGAACCTAATTACACACGCTACAGCGAGCCCAACTTTGTTTCTTTAGGCTGTAACGGCTGTCTTACCGTGGCGTTTACCGACAACGGTTTTATGAATTTACCAGGAAAGGATCTCTATATCTTTGAAGTAGGTCCCTCAAGAGAAGCTGCCAAAGTCGAAATTTCGGAGGATGGTGTTACCTGGCTGTACGCCGGAAAAATTGCAGGAGGAAAATCGAGTATCGAGTTGTCCGATCAAAATATTTCTACCGAAATCGTTTTTAATTATTTGCGTATTACCGATTTGAAAGAGGTATGTAAAAGCAAAAGCGCGGGAGCCGATATTGATGCGATTGGCGCGATTAACAGTGTGATTAAACTCACAATCAACGCCGATGTACTTTTTGACGTAGCCGAATTTACGCTGATAGAATCGGCTCATAAAACGCTCGATTCTCTCACCAAAACCATACAACAGGTTGACAAAGCTACAATCTTAGTGGAAGGACATACCGATAGCGATGGTGCCGATGATTACAATATGAAACTTTCTGAAAACAGGTGTTATTCGGTTGTAGACCGAATTAGAGGTCTATTAGGCTATGAAGCTTTGTACGATTATGAAATTAAGGCTTTGGGCGAAACTAAGCCCAGAGTAGAAAACGACACTCCCGAAAACAAACAAATCAATCGGAGGGTCGAAATAACGGTGCTACCTCCTAAAGAATACTACAAGATACTTCAGAAAAAAAATTAG
- a CDS encoding asparagine synthetase B produces the protein MDAEGQKEHLKAYGITYWTLERQAKVKWLLNYRGGSFLLPDSEEIRKECQIRGVSFEILSDAKTEQILEEISSPSQNMEAVSLEKAPRIAVYSPKGNLPWDDAVTMVLSYAEIPYDVIYDEEVMGDQLLLYDWLHLHHEDFTGQYGKFYRAYRSAPWYIEEKKNAEALAAKMGYAKVSEAKRDVALKIRDYVIGGGFMFAMCSATDSFDIALAAEGVDICEAMFDGDPSEPGYQSKIDYTRTFAFKNFTLERSPMVYEFSSIDTTNDRRIMKETDYFSLMDYSAKWDPIPCMLVQNHTSLVKGFMGQTTAYNSDQIKSNVLVMGEHKGTGEARYIHGIKGKGFFTFYGGHDPEDYQHRVGDAKTELALHPNSPGYRLILNNVLFPAAKKKKQKT, from the coding sequence ATGGATGCCGAAGGGCAGAAAGAGCATTTAAAGGCCTACGGAATTACCTATTGGACTTTGGAAAGACAGGCAAAAGTAAAGTGGCTGTTGAATTACAGAGGGGGATCGTTTCTCTTGCCCGATTCCGAAGAAATAAGAAAAGAGTGTCAGATACGCGGAGTTTCTTTTGAAATCCTTTCCGACGCAAAAACCGAACAGATTTTGGAAGAAATAAGCAGTCCCTCTCAAAATATGGAAGCAGTTTCGCTGGAAAAAGCCCCGAGAATTGCTGTGTATTCTCCAAAAGGGAACTTACCCTGGGACGACGCAGTTACCATGGTCCTTTCCTATGCCGAAATCCCATACGATGTGATTTACGATGAAGAAGTGATGGGCGACCAACTGCTTCTTTACGATTGGCTGCATTTACACCATGAAGATTTTACGGGACAATACGGAAAGTTCTACAGAGCCTACAGATCTGCTCCCTGGTATATTGAAGAAAAAAAGAACGCCGAAGCACTTGCAGCTAAAATGGGCTACGCAAAAGTTTCGGAAGCCAAAAGAGATGTGGCCTTAAAAATTAGAGATTACGTGATTGGCGGCGGATTTATGTTTGCCATGTGCAGTGCTACCGATAGTTTCGATATTGCGTTGGCGGCAGAAGGAGTAGACATTTGTGAAGCCATGTTCGACGGAGACCCTAGCGAGCCGGGTTATCAAAGCAAAATAGATTACACAAGAACCTTCGCCTTTAAAAATTTCACATTGGAACGAAGTCCGATGGTCTATGAATTTTCATCCATTGACACCACAAACGACCGAAGAATCATGAAGGAAACAGATTATTTTTCGTTGATGGACTATTCGGCAAAATGGGATCCCATTCCTTGTATGCTGGTTCAAAATCACACTTCCTTGGTAAAAGGATTTATGGGACAAACCACCGCCTATAACAGCGACCAGATAAAGTCTAATGTGTTGGTAATGGGTGAACACAAAGGGACGGGTGAAGCGCGCTATATCCACGGAATAAAAGGCAAAGGCTTCTTTACATTTTATGGAGGGCACGATCCCGAAGATTATCAGCATAGGGTAGGAGATGCCAAAACCGAACTTGCCTTACATCCCAATTCTCCGGGATACCGTCTTATTTTAAATAACGTATTGTTTCCGGCGGCAAAAAAGAAGAAGCAGAAGACCTAA
- the rpmI gene encoding 50S ribosomal protein L35 produces the protein MPKQKTKSSAKKRFKLTGTGKIKRKHAFKSHILTKKSKKRKLALTHDTVVHAADESNVKQMLRLK, from the coding sequence ATGCCGAAACAAAAAACAAAATCCAGTGCCAAGAAGCGTTTTAAGCTAACGGGTACCGGTAAGATTAAAAGAAAGCATGCGTTTAAAAGTCACATCTTAACAAAGAAGTCTAAAAAACGTAAGCTTGCATTGACCCATGATACAGTTGTACATGCGGCCGATGAGAGTAATGTTAAACAAATGCTTCGATTGAAGTAA